One part of the Gemmatimonadaceae bacterium genome encodes these proteins:
- a CDS encoding response regulator → MTDPASDRLAHFAMQPPMPITLDAEDQVERLLRDLRLVDCNDALAEQYGFPRAEAIIGRNVAFLLDASNPTHRDYLRAFVHSGYRLEGVEYAQRSPDGTTSHFVTHLVGTVRGGHLTGAWGVQVDATARRQLEQQSRQAETVAALNRLAGGVAHDFNNLLTTILTSIEMLEDALEPHHIGRQDAEEVRRAARRGAELTRQLLALSQQQVLAPRPSDLNVIVRRAVSSMRRTLRPDLDIRAHTTSVRAIANVDGEELEQVLVTLGAFAADAMGRGGQLDLQVGRADLDAPIAGTPDYLSPGSYATITVTDSAPAFAPGAGARLFEPFFGVELPDTGSGLALATLRGFVRQSGGSVLLESPEAGRRLTVYFPIAVLPSGDATADDRHATASSGTVILAEDEPTVRLLMKRVLQRAGYVVLQAASGEEAIEISRTYPHEVDALVTDVIMPGMGGGELSRRLRQERPGIRVLHVSGYTAGALRLSEALEDGAAFLPKPFTPKALVARLQEVMRR, encoded by the coding sequence ATGACCGATCCTGCATCGGATCGTTTGGCGCACTTCGCCATGCAGCCGCCGATGCCGATCACGCTCGACGCCGAGGACCAGGTGGAACGGCTCCTGCGCGACCTGCGCCTCGTCGACTGCAACGACGCCCTCGCCGAGCAGTACGGCTTTCCGCGCGCGGAGGCGATCATCGGGCGCAACGTGGCGTTCCTGCTCGACGCATCGAACCCGACGCATCGAGACTACCTGCGCGCGTTCGTCCACTCGGGCTACCGGCTCGAAGGCGTGGAGTACGCCCAGCGTTCCCCGGATGGCACCACGAGCCACTTCGTGACACACCTGGTGGGCACGGTGCGCGGTGGCCACCTCACCGGCGCCTGGGGTGTTCAGGTCGACGCCACCGCACGACGCCAGCTCGAGCAGCAGTCACGTCAGGCCGAAACCGTGGCGGCGCTCAATCGGCTCGCTGGCGGCGTGGCGCATGACTTCAACAACCTCCTTACCACGATCCTGACGTCGATCGAGATGCTGGAGGACGCGCTCGAACCGCACCACATCGGGCGACAGGATGCGGAGGAGGTGCGTCGAGCCGCCCGCCGCGGCGCGGAACTCACGCGGCAGTTGCTGGCGCTGAGCCAGCAGCAGGTACTCGCGCCGCGACCGAGCGACCTGAACGTCATCGTCAGGCGCGCGGTCTCGTCGATGCGGCGCACCTTGCGCCCCGACCTCGACATCCGCGCGCACACGACCTCGGTGCGCGCGATCGCCAACGTCGATGGCGAGGAACTCGAGCAGGTGCTCGTGACGCTGGGCGCGTTCGCCGCCGATGCGATGGGCCGCGGTGGACAGCTCGACCTGCAGGTCGGGCGCGCCGACCTCGATGCACCGATAGCCGGCACGCCGGATTACCTGAGCCCCGGCAGCTACGCGACGATCACGGTGACCGACTCCGCGCCAGCGTTCGCGCCCGGAGCGGGCGCACGACTGTTCGAGCCGTTCTTCGGCGTGGAACTTCCCGACACTGGCTCAGGGCTGGCGCTCGCCACGTTGCGCGGATTCGTGCGCCAATCCGGTGGGTCCGTCCTGCTCGAGTCGCCCGAAGCGGGTCGCCGGCTCACGGTGTACTTCCCCATTGCGGTTCTGCCGAGCGGTGATGCAACCGCGGACGATCGTCATGCAACGGCCTCGAGCGGCACGGTGATCCTCGCGGAAGACGAGCCCACGGTGCGCCTGCTCATGAAACGCGTGCTGCAACGGGCGGGCTATGTGGTGCTCCAGGCCGCGTCGGGCGAAGAAGCGATCGAGATCTCTCGTACGTATCCGCACGAGGTGGACGCCCTCGTCACCGATGTCATCATGCCGGGAATGGGCGGCGGTGAACTGTCGCGACGCCTCCGGCAGGAGCGTCCTGGCATCCGCGTCCTGCACGTCTCTGGCTACACGGCCGGCGCACTGCGCCTGAGTGAAGCGCTCGAAGACGGCGCCGCATTCCTTCCCAAGCCATTTACGCCCAAGGCGCTCGTGGCCCGACTGCAGGAAGTGATGCGGCGCTGA
- a CDS encoding asparaginase, which produces MTARFFATYAMLTLAFTAPLGAQTLPRVHVLATGGTISNLGNDARRTGEELVDAIPQLKGLARVSVEQFSNVVSGSITQEMWRDLARRITALQSGPDAPAGFVITHGTDTMEETAYFLSLTVGGCSPIIVTGAMRQASAVGADGPANLLNAVRVAVAPAARGRGTMVLMNDEVFAARDVTKSNTTRLNAFTAPDAGVLGLADPDVVVFHRPAPEVGSMCRRAAIDLSKLTDFPRVDIVYAAIGTDSVLVDAAVAAGARGLVVAGVGRGGSTPSMGRALNRARDAGVVVAISNRTGSGRVGVGGPRESAARAGEGAMIGTADLNPQKARLLVMLGLATGLRAGDIARLMELR; this is translated from the coding sequence ATGACCGCTCGATTCTTCGCGACGTATGCCATGCTCACGCTGGCGTTCACCGCACCCCTGGGTGCCCAGACGCTGCCGCGGGTTCACGTTCTCGCCACGGGTGGTACGATCTCCAACCTCGGCAACGACGCACGCCGCACTGGCGAAGAACTGGTCGACGCGATTCCCCAGCTCAAGGGATTGGCACGCGTCAGTGTCGAGCAGTTCAGCAACGTCGTGTCCGGATCGATCACGCAGGAGATGTGGCGCGACCTCGCGCGCCGTATCACCGCGCTGCAGTCGGGACCGGATGCGCCCGCCGGCTTCGTGATCACGCACGGCACCGACACCATGGAGGAGACGGCGTATTTCCTCTCGCTGACCGTTGGCGGCTGTTCACCCATCATCGTGACGGGCGCCATGCGCCAGGCCAGCGCCGTGGGCGCCGATGGCCCGGCCAACCTGCTCAATGCAGTGCGCGTCGCCGTGGCGCCGGCGGCGCGCGGGCGCGGCACGATGGTCCTCATGAACGACGAGGTCTTTGCGGCGCGTGACGTGACCAAGTCGAACACCACGCGCCTCAATGCCTTCACCGCGCCTGACGCCGGCGTCCTCGGTCTCGCCGATCCCGACGTGGTGGTCTTTCACCGCCCGGCACCCGAGGTCGGGAGCATGTGCCGTCGGGCCGCGATCGATCTCAGCAAGCTCACCGACTTTCCGCGGGTAGACATTGTCTACGCGGCGATCGGTACCGACTCGGTGCTGGTGGACGCCGCCGTCGCGGCGGGAGCGCGCGGACTCGTGGTCGCCGGTGTCGGCCGCGGCGGCAGCACGCCGTCCATGGGGCGCGCGCTCAATCGTGCACGCGATGCCGGCGTCGTGGTCGCCATCTCCAATCGCACCGGCTCGGGACGCGTAGGCGTCGGTGGGCCGCGAGAGTCCGCGGCTCGCGCCGGTGAAGGCGCGATGATCGGGACCGCCGACCTCAACCCGCAGAAGGCGCGCCTGCTCGTCATGCTCGGCCTCGCCACCGGCCTGCGCGCCGGCGACATTGCCCGCCTCATGGAGCTCCGCTGA
- a CDS encoding M20/M25/M40 family metallo-hydrolase: MPSRNRLVTMTRCALLAAIAAVAPTLGAQTASVPTANPAVAAALDIVRRDNAWTLEQQVSICEIPAPPFKEQVRAAEMVRRFRSLNLTNVRIDGEGNVIAERAGSGSGPTVVVSGHLDTVFPEGTNVKVTREGTLFRGPGIGDDCRGLATLLAVARAVDQAKVPFPGKILFVATVGEEGPGNLRGVRALFKAPPEKIDFFISVDGTGLGLTTGAVGSHRYKVEFQNPGGHSFGAFGMPAPIHAMGRAIAKISDFKPPANPKTTFNVGIVSGGTSVNTISPLGAMEVDLRSESPQELAAIDARLKAAVQQAVEEENARAPQSSAKVTVKWTDMGVRPAAPVNDASHIARTALAAARAIGFTAPTSASSTDANIPMSLGIAAITMDGGGMGRGAHSLTESYDDGADGWKGPQWVLLTVVALAGAR; this comes from the coding sequence ATGCCTTCACGCAATCGACTCGTCACCATGACCCGCTGCGCATTGTTGGCCGCCATTGCGGCCGTCGCTCCGACACTCGGCGCCCAGACGGCGAGCGTGCCGACCGCGAACCCTGCCGTCGCCGCGGCCCTGGACATCGTCAGGCGCGACAATGCCTGGACCCTCGAACAGCAGGTCTCGATCTGCGAAATCCCGGCGCCGCCATTCAAGGAGCAGGTGCGGGCCGCGGAGATGGTCCGACGGTTCCGGTCGCTCAACCTGACAAACGTTCGCATCGACGGCGAAGGCAACGTGATCGCCGAGCGCGCGGGCTCGGGGTCCGGGCCGACCGTGGTGGTCTCCGGGCACCTCGACACCGTGTTTCCGGAGGGGACGAACGTGAAGGTGACGCGCGAAGGGACGTTGTTTCGCGGGCCGGGGATCGGCGACGATTGCCGCGGGCTCGCCACGTTGCTTGCGGTGGCGCGGGCGGTTGACCAGGCGAAGGTCCCCTTCCCCGGCAAGATCCTGTTTGTCGCGACCGTGGGCGAAGAAGGCCCCGGGAATCTCCGCGGCGTCCGGGCACTGTTCAAGGCGCCGCCGGAGAAGATCGACTTCTTCATCTCGGTCGATGGCACCGGACTTGGCCTCACTACCGGCGCGGTGGGCAGTCACCGATACAAGGTCGAGTTCCAGAACCCCGGTGGCCACAGCTTTGGCGCCTTTGGGATGCCGGCGCCGATCCACGCCATGGGCCGCGCGATCGCGAAGATCAGCGACTTCAAGCCGCCCGCCAACCCAAAGACGACGTTCAACGTGGGGATCGTCAGCGGTGGCACGTCGGTGAACACCATCTCGCCGCTCGGCGCGATGGAGGTCGACCTGCGCTCGGAGTCACCGCAGGAACTCGCGGCGATCGATGCAAGGCTCAAAGCGGCCGTGCAGCAGGCGGTCGAGGAAGAGAACGCTCGTGCGCCGCAGTCCAGCGCGAAGGTCACCGTGAAATGGACCGACATGGGCGTGCGGCCGGCCGCGCCCGTGAACGACGCGTCGCACATTGCGCGCACGGCGCTGGCGGCGGCCAGGGCGATCGGCTTCACGGCGCCGACCAGTGCGTCCAGCACCGACGCCAATATCCCCATGAGCCTTGGCATTGCCGCCATCACCATGGACGGCGGTGGGATGGGGCGCGGTGCCCATTCGCTGACCGAGTCCTACGACGATGGCGCGGATGGCTGGAAGGGGCCGCAGTGGGTGCTGCTGACCGTCGTCGCACTCGCGGGCGCCAGGTAG
- a CDS encoding DEAD/DEAH box helicase — MALPPDIVRQFPPQIRERGDRYFHAGRVTLTELLPDRIEARVRGTDDYRVRIRPTQAGGLAVDCSCLYGRDHGWCKHVWATLLEADAAGLLPGARHDDEEASAREDGTWQTQVRRLGDLLDPALPTPDESGGRWPATRRIVYILDVHASSYRSDGLVVEVAQQRMRANGDWSPPVPLRVNPATWLNAPDVLDREVAQMLLGTRPADGSAPGTMGTRRYIVRAAAFDTTLRRMVETGRARLRVLPDAEPATVAWDPGEPWRFRLRVVPQGRGRRMAYVLDGAFARGEEVVPVHEPAVLMRGGLFVTHDCIHRFVDAHVFDVAYALRTAVSVRVPRREAVSLVAELFRLPQRIDIEIPPDLGLTHVHEPPVPCLTVREIVLPGGQRRVEGLLAFAYGSTSVPWTSAAQSSLDPTTLHAYVRDDAAEARAQEQLVATGFRMDVDETTQERTWRIAPTRSERAMRILTREGWRLDVEGRLLRDVGEVDLRLSTGIDWFELEGEVTFGEQRARLPELLAAVRRGDHRVALADGSLGMVPDELFDRLAVLTATGTAQGGHVRYRRAQAAVLDALLATMPAVRVDEAFERVREALHRFSGVAPANAPPSFTGVLREYQREGLGWLHFLREFGLGGCLADDMGLGKTVQALALLDQRRLDGAGPSLVVVPSSLVFNWEQEARRFAPELSVHVHAGPARRRALARAAGHHVMLTTYGTLRRDARELMDIEFDYVILDEAQAIKNPETDAAKAARLLRARHRLAMSGTPIENRLAELWSLLEFLNPGMLGTAAAFARLTRPADDGDADALRRARESRELLARAVRPYVLRRTKESVARDLPDKVEQTLYVDLGETERKRYDELRNHYRAQLFLRVDDDGLPARVHVLEALLRLRQAACHPGLMAPDLVGASSSKLEVLESHVREAVAEGHKVLVFSQFTSFLAIVRRALDAAGIVYEYLDGQTRDRAARVTRFQEDASCPVFLISLKAGGLGLNLTAADYVILLDPWWNPAVESQAIDRAHRIGQSRAVFATRLIARDTVEEKVVQLQASKRDLAEAIIRADAGPVSSLTREDLELLLS, encoded by the coding sequence TTGGCGCTTCCCCCCGACATCGTCCGACAGTTCCCACCGCAGATCCGCGAGCGTGGCGATCGGTACTTCCATGCCGGACGCGTGACTCTCACCGAGCTCCTGCCCGACCGCATCGAGGCTCGCGTCCGCGGTACTGACGACTACCGCGTCCGCATTCGCCCAACGCAGGCGGGTGGCCTGGCCGTCGACTGCTCCTGCCTCTACGGTCGCGACCACGGGTGGTGCAAACACGTGTGGGCGACGCTGCTCGAGGCCGATGCAGCGGGCCTGCTGCCCGGTGCCCGACACGACGACGAGGAAGCGAGCGCGCGCGAAGATGGAACCTGGCAAACCCAGGTGCGTCGTCTGGGCGACCTGCTCGACCCGGCCCTGCCGACGCCTGACGAGTCCGGCGGCCGATGGCCAGCCACGCGCCGCATCGTCTACATCCTCGATGTACATGCCAGTTCGTACCGAAGCGACGGACTCGTGGTGGAAGTTGCGCAGCAGCGGATGCGGGCCAATGGCGACTGGAGCCCCCCGGTGCCCCTGCGGGTCAATCCGGCGACCTGGCTCAACGCACCCGATGTGCTGGATCGCGAGGTCGCCCAGATGCTGCTCGGTACGAGGCCCGCCGACGGCTCGGCGCCCGGAACCATGGGGACGCGGCGCTACATCGTGCGCGCAGCGGCATTCGACACCACGCTCCGTCGCATGGTGGAGACCGGGCGCGCGAGGCTGCGCGTGCTCCCGGACGCGGAGCCTGCCACGGTGGCCTGGGATCCCGGAGAGCCCTGGCGGTTTCGGCTTCGCGTGGTGCCGCAAGGCCGCGGACGGCGCATGGCATACGTGCTGGACGGGGCCTTTGCGCGCGGCGAAGAGGTCGTCCCGGTGCATGAACCCGCGGTCCTGATGCGCGGCGGCCTGTTCGTCACGCACGACTGCATTCATCGGTTTGTCGATGCGCACGTCTTCGACGTGGCCTACGCCCTGCGCACCGCGGTGTCGGTGCGGGTTCCGCGCCGCGAGGCGGTGAGCCTGGTGGCCGAGCTGTTCAGGCTCCCGCAGCGGATCGACATCGAGATCCCGCCCGACCTGGGGCTCACACACGTACATGAGCCGCCGGTGCCGTGCCTGACCGTGCGCGAGATCGTACTCCCGGGCGGCCAGCGCCGCGTCGAGGGACTGCTCGCGTTTGCGTACGGGTCGACCAGCGTGCCATGGACGAGCGCCGCCCAGTCATCGCTCGATCCGACGACCCTGCACGCCTACGTCCGCGATGACGCGGCCGAGGCGCGGGCACAGGAGCAGCTGGTCGCGACAGGATTCCGCATGGACGTCGACGAGACGACGCAGGAGCGGACCTGGCGCATCGCGCCGACGCGGAGTGAGCGCGCGATGCGCATCCTGACGCGTGAGGGCTGGCGGCTCGACGTCGAGGGTCGGCTGTTGCGGGACGTGGGTGAGGTGGACCTGCGACTGAGCACGGGGATCGACTGGTTCGAGCTGGAGGGCGAAGTCACCTTTGGCGAGCAGCGCGCGCGTCTGCCCGAACTCCTCGCCGCCGTGCGCCGCGGAGATCATCGCGTGGCACTCGCCGACGGTTCGTTAGGCATGGTGCCTGACGAGCTGTTCGACCGCCTGGCGGTGCTCACCGCGACCGGTACGGCACAGGGCGGGCACGTTCGCTATCGGCGTGCGCAGGCGGCGGTGCTCGACGCCCTCCTGGCGACCATGCCCGCGGTGCGCGTGGACGAGGCCTTCGAACGCGTGCGCGAGGCCCTGCACCGCTTCAGCGGCGTCGCACCGGCGAATGCTCCGCCCAGCTTCACCGGCGTGCTGCGCGAGTACCAGCGCGAGGGGCTTGGCTGGCTGCACTTCCTTCGGGAGTTCGGTTTGGGAGGCTGCCTGGCGGACGACATGGGGCTCGGCAAGACGGTGCAGGCGCTGGCGCTGCTGGACCAGCGTCGGCTCGACGGCGCCGGGCCGTCCCTCGTCGTGGTGCCGAGCTCTCTGGTGTTCAACTGGGAGCAGGAAGCCCGGCGCTTTGCGCCCGAACTTTCGGTGCACGTGCATGCGGGGCCCGCCCGGCGCCGCGCCCTTGCGCGCGCGGCCGGACACCACGTCATGCTCACCACCTACGGCACCCTGCGCCGCGACGCCCGTGAGCTGATGGACATCGAGTTCGACTACGTGATCCTGGACGAGGCGCAGGCGATCAAGAATCCCGAGACCGATGCGGCAAAGGCGGCGCGACTGCTGCGCGCACGCCATCGCCTCGCGATGAGCGGCACGCCGATCGAGAATCGACTCGCCGAGCTGTGGAGTCTGCTCGAGTTCCTCAATCCCGGAATGCTCGGCACCGCGGCCGCATTCGCGCGTTTGACACGACCGGCGGACGACGGCGATGCCGATGCCCTGCGACGGGCAAGAGAGTCACGGGAACTGCTGGCCCGCGCCGTGCGTCCGTACGTCCTGCGCCGGACCAAGGAGTCGGTAGCCCGCGACCTGCCCGACAAGGTGGAGCAGACGTTGTACGTCGACCTCGGCGAGACCGAGCGCAAGCGCTACGATGAACTGCGCAATCACTATCGCGCGCAGCTCTTTCTGCGCGTGGACGACGACGGGCTTCCCGCGCGCGTACACGTGCTGGAAGCGTTGCTGCGATTGCGCCAGGCTGCATGCCACCCCGGGCTGATGGCTCCGGACCTGGTTGGCGCATCGAGCAGCAAGCTCGAAGTTCTGGAGTCGCATGTCCGCGAGGCCGTGGCCGAGGGCCACAAGGTGCTCGTGTTCTCGCAGTTCACGTCGTTTCTCGCGATCGTACGGCGCGCGCTCGACGCCGCCGGCATCGTCTATGAGTACCTCGATGGCCAGACGCGCGATCGCGCCGCGCGGGTGACGCGATTCCAGGAGGACGCTTCGTGCCCCGTCTTCCTGATCAGCCTCAAGGCTGGAGGGCTTGGCCTCAACCTGACCGCCGCGGACTACGTGATCCTGCTCGATCCGTGGTGGAACCCGGCGGTGGAGTCGCAGGCGATCGATCGCGCGCATCGTATCGGCCAGTCGCGCGCGGTCTTTGCGACGCGCCTGATCGCGCGCGACACGGTGGAGGAGAAGGTGGTGCAGCTGCAGGCCTCCAAGCGCGACCTTGCGGAGGCGATCATCCGGGCGGACGCGGGGCCGGTGTCTTCGCTCACGAGGGAAGACCTGGAATTGCTCCTTTCCTGA